The Planktothrix tepida PCC 9214 genomic sequence TGGCATGGTAAAATATAAGGAGGAACAGCCCGATGGCAAGCGTAAATGTGATGCTTAAGATACTCGTATTGATTGGAGAAGAATTGCTCGACAGTTTTGATAAAATGAGTAATTGAGTTTAACAGAATGCCAATTAGAATTGAAAAAACTGTTACTTATGGAGTTAACGATGACTAACACAACTATTACCAATCAAAACCCTGAATTAACCAAAATTCACATTAATCAACTGTTAGATCAACTAATAGTTGATTATCAAAACACTAAATCAGATCGAAAAGCAATCTCTGCTGAATTTTCTATATCAGAAGCTGAATTTACAGTATTAGAAGAAATTGAACTATTAACTACAGATATTCGAGGATACGCTAATCAAATTAAAGTGATAGGTTATCTGGAAAACGTCCAAGAAAAAATTCGGATTTTACAAAAAATGAGAGTATTTGATATTCCTATAATTGCTCAACTTTATTTTCATACTCCTGGAAAGTATGAGAATTTTAAATCTTACTTGCGGATGTTAGATTACCTGCGCTTATTAATCTTAGAATATTTAAACTTATCTCAAGCTATTTCTTGAGTTCGCTCAAAAATATTATGATAATTTTAAGGTTTAGTTAGGAGTTTAGAATGAAAATTGCAACCTGGAATGTTAATTCAATTAGAACCCGAAAAGATCATATTGTGCAATGGTTACAAACTAACCCCGTTGACATTCTGTGTTTACAAGAAACAAAAGTAATTGATAAAGATTTCCCTCGTCCGTTTTTTGAAGATTTGGGTTATGAGATTTATATTTATGGCCAAAAAGCTTATAATGGGGTGGCAATTTTAAGTAAAATTCCTTTGGACTCTGTTTATTGTGGATTTTCAGGATTGTTAAATACTGAAGAAGCTCAACAATTTGATGAACAAAAACGAGTTTTAACGGGAATTATTAATGGAATGGCTATTGTTAATTTATACGTTCCCAATGGTTCTAGTATTGATAGCGATAAATATCAATATAAATTAAACTGGTTAAATTGTCTTAAAGATTATTTAAAAATTCTGTTAACTCAAACAGAAAAGATTTGTATTTGTGGGGATTTTAATATTGCTTTAGAAGATATTGATATTCATAACCCCAAAAATCGAGAAACTCATATTATGGCGAGTGATGCTGAACGTCAAGCTTTACAATCAATATTAGAATTAGGGTTTCAAGACGCCTTTCGCA encodes the following:
- the xth gene encoding exodeoxyribonuclease III, with the protein product MKIATWNVNSIRTRKDHIVQWLQTNPVDILCLQETKVIDKDFPRPFFEDLGYEIYIYGQKAYNGVAILSKIPLDSVYCGFSGLLNTEEAQQFDEQKRVLTGIINGMAIVNLYVPNGSSIDSDKYQYKLNWLNCLKDYLKILLTQTEKICICGDFNIALEDIDIHNPKNRETHIMASDAERQALQSILELGFQDAFRKFTTEGGQFSWWDYRQASFRRNTGWRIDTHYLTLPLYEVASNSIIDKIPRTWEQPSDHTPVILTLDLITGA